A part of Aspergillus flavus chromosome 5, complete sequence genomic DNA contains:
- a CDS encoding putative mitochondrial intermembrane space translocase subunit Tim9, whose protein sequence is MRSCETRACGLVQSSEASTAQKNKRRLLFLITPPNPPSSALFKTYTSNIIMEGLNASEQREFAARMERKQLKEFMTMYSKLVQRCFDDCVNDFTTKSLISREEGCTLRCVDKFLKGSQRLNERFQEQNAAMMQSGQMPGR, encoded by the exons ATGAGGTCATGTGAGACCAGAGCCTGCGGTCTTGTTCAGAGCTCCGAAGCTTCGACCGCCCagaagaataaaagaagatTGTTATTTCTTATCACGCCGCCAAACCCTCCATCATCCGCTCTCTTCAAAACTTACACATCTAATATCATAATGGAAGG ACTCAATGCCTCGGAACAGCGCGAGTTCGCCGCTCGCATGGAGAGGAAGCAGCTGAAGGAGTTCATGACC ATGTACTCCAAGCTCGTCCAGCGCTGCTTCGATGACTGTGTCAACGACTTCACCACCAAGTCTTTGATCTCCCGCGAGGAGGGCTGCACCCTCCGCTGTGTGGACAAGTTCCTGAAGGGCTCCCAACGCTTGAACGAACGCTTCCAGGAGCAGAACGCCGCCATGATGCAGAGCGGCCAGATGCCCGGTCGGTAA
- a CDS encoding alcohol dehydrogenase, class III (formaldehyde dehydrogenase): MADTVGKTITCKAAVAWAAGEPLSIEDIEVAPPKAHEVRIQVHHTGVCHTDAYTLSGKDPEGAFPVVLGHEGAGIVESVGEGVTSVKPGDYVIALYTPECRECKFCKSGKTNLCGKIRATQGKGVMPDGTSRFKARGKDLLHFMGTSTFSQYTVVADISVVAVTPKIPTDRSCLLGCGITTGYGAAVVTAKVEEGSNVAIFGAGCVGLSVIQGAVKNKAGKIIAVDVNDGKEAWARKFGATHFVNPTKLNGKTIQEELIEMTDGGCDYTFDCTGNVGVMRAALEACHKGWGESIVIGVAAAGQEISTRPFQLVTGRVWKGCAFGGIKGRTQLPGLVDDYLNNELKVDEFITHRETLDNINAAFEQMHHGDCIRCVVDCRQ, translated from the exons ATGGCTGATACTGTTGGAAAG ACCATCACTTGTAAG GCTGCCGTTGCCTGGGCTGCCGGCGAGCCCCTTTCCATTGAGGACATCGAGGTCGCTCCCCCCAAGGCTCACGAAGTCCGCATTCAAGTTCACCACACTGGTGTCTGCCACACTG ACGCCTACACTCTCTCCGGAAAGGACCCGGAAGGTGCTTTCCCCGTCGTCCTCGGTCACGAGGGTGCTGGTATCGTCGAGTCTGTCGGCGAGGGCGTCACCTCCGTGAAGCCCGGCGACTATGTCATTGCTCTTTA CACCCCCGAATGCCGTGAGTGCAAGTTCTGCAAGTCCGGCAAGACCAACCTGTGCGGCAAGATCCGTGCCACCCAGGGTAAGGGTGTGATGCCCGACGGTACTTCCCGCTTCAAGGCCCGCGGCAAGGACCTCCTCCACTTCATGGGTACCTCCACTTTCTCTCAGTACACCGTTGTCGCCGACATCTCTGTCGTCGCTGTGACTCCCAAGATCCCCACCGACCGCTCCTGCTTGCTGGGTTGCGGTATCACCACCGGTTACGGTGCGGCCGTCGTCACCGccaaggttgaggagggcTCGAACGTTGCCATCTTCGGTGCCGGCTGTGTCGGTCTCTCCGTCATCCAGGGTGCCGTCAAGAACAAGGCCGGCAAGATCATCGCCGTCGACGTCAACGACGGCAAGGAGGCCTGGGCCCGCAAGTTCGGTGCCACCCACTTCGTCAATCCCACTAAGCTCAACGGCAAGACTATCCAGGAGGAGCTGATTGAGATGACCGACGGTGGTTGCGATTACACTTTCGACTGCACGGGTAACGTCGGCGTCATGCGTGCTGCCCTGGAGGCTTGCCACAAGGGTTGGGGTGAGAGTATCGTCATtggtgttgctgctgctggacaGGAGATCTCTACCAGAC CATTCCAACTCGTCACCGGTCGTGTATGGAAGGGTTGCGCCTTCGGTGGTATCAAGGGCCGTACCCAATTGCCCGGCTTGGTTGATGACTACCTGAATAACGAGCTTAAGGTTGATGAGTTCATTACCCACCGTGAAACTCTGGACAACATCAACGCTGCCTTCGAGCAGATGCACCACGGTGACTGTATCCGCTGCGTCGTGGACTGCCGTCAATAA
- a CDS encoding heterokaryon incompatibility protein-domain-containing protein: MNLCDVCQTIDIRDLLQSFHNSEAFSVDVLKSPDPYLSSTPHFQPHHTSITALQNASKAGCELCEMIWAHCRIRSCDHSPYGGDKCLCEKYRGPLRFVIYQGVYNSYAQLVVVAMSDKDRRGHPDGTWIAELDICIAKGAEIPEGDTHLLERLARNETPSDLRSEVCLSLAAGWLDKCSREHTECDADNDKPALLPTRVIDVGNSMTPPHLHVSGDGETGKWVALSYCGGADSSITLNSSSFENLRSGQPLSDFPLTLRDAVLVTRALGVRYLWIDCLCIFQDDTNDMAAEASRRSRVYSNAVVTIAATTAETVNDGFLDKREPHFNCSFPWRRHDHPDSVKNDCRTYPVFFRGDRSPLNKERPRDSPWATRGWTLQEELLSKRILYYTKQEMIWQCHAGTATEPAEEPEPYSTPFSRLKKLSASSGDPEKSTKSAAATYKLWYELLEEYVRRHLTSENDRLPAIGAIAESIHTQLNEQYCAGLWRGDLLFGLLWSLHCSSGGSGPPGRVIRRALLRLFDFQPKHPTLPAREIPAGVSKNRGPSWSWVGADTFVGLTWPQQIDTFDYLAKVVHVEVRGKIQDDFGRVEGAALTLDAPYRHLHLRLGTYLKSPWSPISLVQRALTRLSPLARTRKLAQIALTRPDYLASTTTSGSIIVPSSSTEFTLIQLAKTSVGTRPVLYLLLLQPQARDKANKGEQQHYRRVGLLRLMPSQYDDDDYIGETMTDLLEGDAYREVTKKKWPVGTFVIE, translated from the exons ATGAACTTATGCGATGTCTGTCAAACGATTGATATCCGAGACCTCTTGCAATCTTTCCACAATTCAGAAGCCTTCTCAGTCGATGTCTTGAAGAGCCCGGACCCATATCTCTCCTCCACTCCACACTTCCAGCCTCACCACACTAGCATCACCGCACTACAAAATGCCAGTAAAGCTGGCTGTGAGCTTTGCGAGATGATCTGGGCACATTGCCGAATACGATCTTGCGACCATTCACCGTATGGCGGGGATAAATGCCTGTGTGAGAAATATCGAGGACCGCTTCGCTTTGTGATCTACCAAGGAGTCTACAATTCTTACGCCCAGTTGGTGGTCGTAGCCATGTCAGACAAGGATAGGCGCGGGCACCCGGATGGAACATGGATTGCTGAGTTGGATATATGTATTGCAAAAG GCGCAGAGATCCCGGAAGGGGACACACATCTCCTGGAACGTCTCGCGAGGAATGAAACACCCTCGGATCTGCGCTCTGAGGTGTGTCTTTCTCTGGCGGCTGGCTGGCTGGACAAGTGCTCGCGGGAGCACACAGAGTGCGATGCAGACAATGATAAACCAGCCTTGCTTCCTACACGCGTCATCGATGTCGGGAACTCGATGACACCACCTCATTTACATGTAAGTGGGGACGGTGAAACAGGGAAATGGGTGGCACTGAGCTATTGTGGGGGCGCGGACTCAAGCATCACTCTCAATAGCTCATCTTTTGAGAATCTCCGCAGCGGACAGCCTCTTTCAGACTTCCCACTGACTCTACGAGATGCTGTTCTCGTGACTAGAGCACTGGGGGTTCGTTACTTATGGATCGACTGTCTATGTATCTTTCAAGATGATACCAACGATATGGCGGCCGaagcttcgagaagaagccgTGTTTATAGCAATGCGGTTGTCACGATTGCCGCTACGACCGCGGAAACAGTGAACGACGGGTTTCTGGACAAACGGGAACCGCATTTCAACTGTTCTTTCCCTTGGCGTCGACATGATCACCCGGATAGCGTCAAGAACGATTGCCGCACGTACCCAGTCTTCTTTCGAGGCGATAGAAGTCCCCTCAACAAGGAACGGCCGAGGGATTCGCCTTGGGCCACCCGCGGCTGGACACTCCAGGAGGAGCTGCTGTCGAAACGAATCTTGTATTACACAAAACAAGAGATGATCTGGCAATGTCATGCTGGGACAGCTACTGAGCCAGCAGAGGAACCAGAACCCTATTCCACCCCGTTCTCAAGACTAAAAAAGCTTTCAGCTAGCTCAGGTGATCCCGAAAAGTCCACAAAATCTGCTGCAGCTACATACAAACTTTGGTACGAATTATTGGAAGAATATGTGAGACGGCATCTTACGTCCGAGAATGATCGTTTGCCGGCCATCGGGGCAATAGCTGAGTCTATCCACACTCAGTTGAACGAACAGTATTGCGCAGGATTGTGGAGGGGCGATCTCCTCTTTGGCTTACTATGGAGTCTTCACTGTAGTAGCGGTGGCTCAGGACCGCCTGGTAGAGTTATTCGACGCGCCCTGCTTCGATTATTTGACTTCCAGCCCAAGCATCCTACACTACCTGCTAGGGAAATACCAGCTGGTGTTTCCAAGAACCGCGGGCCTTCGTGGAGCTGGGTGGGAGCCGACACCTTTGTCGGTTTAACCTGGCCCCAGCAGATTGATACCTTCGACTACCTTGCTAAGGTGGTGCATGTTGAGGTTCGTGGCAAGATTCAGGACGACTTCGGCCGCGTAGAAGGCGCGGCACTAACCTTGGACGCACCGTATCGGCACCTCCATTTGAGACTCGGTACCTATTTGAAGTCCCCGTGGAGCCCTATAAGCCTGGTACAGAGAGCCTTAACACGACTTAGTCCGCTGGCAAGGACGAGGAAGTTAGCACAGATAGCCCTGACGAGGCCTGACTACCTTGCCTCGACGACAACCAGCGGCTCCATCATCGTTCCGAGTAGCAGCACGGAGTTCACGCTGATTCAGCTTGCAAAGACGAGTGTTGGGACTCGACCAGTACTTTATCTCCTACTTTTACAGCCACAGGCAAGAGATAAAGCCAACAAGGGGGAACAACAACATTATCGTAGAGTGGGGTTGCTGCGGCTTATGCCTTCTCAGtacgacgatgatgactaCATAGGGGAGACGATGACGGATCTCTTAGAGGGCGATGCGTATCGTGAAGttacaaagaaaaagtggCCTGTTGGAACTTTTGTAATTGAGTGA